Genomic segment of Vidua macroura isolate BioBank_ID:100142 chromosome 17, ASM2450914v1, whole genome shotgun sequence:
GCAACCACAACATGTAGAGACATCATGACCTGTTACCCTCATCTCTTTCCATCCATCCTCATTCTTCCCTGGCTGTCTGGGAGGCTCCCAACAGAACCAACCTGGCCATCCATTGCAGTAGGGAAGTTCCAGCACCCTCCTGCAGGCAGACGGTCCCTCCTGCTGAGGTCTCAGCCCTGGCCTAGGGTGCTCTGGGGTGCAAAGAGTGATtccagtcccaagggaactgaTGCTGCTCAGAGTTCCCTCGGAGACAGGGAATAAATCTGCATCAGTTCTCTGCTGGAGAAGAGATATTTCTATGCTGGGCATACCCAGGAACAGGGGTCCTGTGAGGATCACAGTGGTGCTTCCCATGGATGGGGATTTCCAGGGTCCTGGCATAGCAGTGCTTTCCCACTGtgggcctggagcagggctgcttACAGACATGAAGGAGCGATGTGTGGCATGGCCTCCCCAGGTGCAAAATGCCTCCTCCCTCAGGAAAAGGGGATAATTAAAGGCCACTGATGTTTTGAACTGTTTAACAATGCTGGTTTGTTAATTTGAGCCCTCCTGGAAGACCACACAACAATCCCTGTGCTCCTACACTCTCTCAGCCAGCCTGACAAGCAAGGCCAGCAATGGTTCCATCAGCCAAACCAGGTCTGcctccagtgctcccagttccagTAGAGCCACTGGGATGGGGACGTCTGTCTATCCCCACATGGGGatgagccccagctctgctgacaatggcagggctgggagcacctaGGTTTGCAGCAGGTTTGGAGTATCCCTGTCCTTGGCCATCCCAATGGCATCTCATTGAGCCTCAACCAAGCAACTGGAGATCACTGAGACCACAAACAAACAGCATTTGAttagattactttttttaaacatttttttcctttaaaaaacaaagagaagagaagaattCATATTTCCTGTTCGTGTGAAAGGAATTTGCCAGCATGTGGCGGGGAAAGAAATGCTGGTGGCCTGGAGAAGTCACCACCCCATGACTCtaggggcacagagcagccaggaggtGGCTGGCATGGAGACACACCCAGACACCTGCACAGGGGCACATaggccagagcagggagctCTTGCCAAGGCTGCAGCTCCCTAAACCCGGGtgctgggaagaggcaggatGGCGTGGCCAGGCCAGGCTCAAGCTCCACTGCTGCCAGGGTCTGAATGtctcagcaaagcagcagcGGCGCCCAGCCAAGGCTTCAGGAAGGAATTTCAGAAAGTGCTTGGTGTGGCCTCTCTTTTCCCAGATCAAAAGCTGGGATCTGCTCAGCAATCCTCCTCCATCAATTTGCCAAGTTGCCTGGAGGGGTCAGAGGAGCAGAGTGAGGCTGATCTGAGAAGGCCTCGGCACGCTGAGCTTAGGGAGAGGATCTGCATGGGcagagggatgggatgggcagaGGGACCATCAGGTCGGGActtgcatccctgcatccccacAACCCTGAATCTCTGCATCCCTTCATCTCTGGGTCCCTGCATGTCTCCTTCCCCCAAATCCCTACATTCCTGCATCCATACATCCTCTATTCTCATatctctgcatccctgcctCCCCATAGCCCTGGAAGGCTGTTCTGTTTTCAGCTTATTCAAACATCCTGTCATTCTTCCCAGATGGTTGGTGCTGCTGGTTGTTTGGCACATCCTACTGCACTGGACAACTCCGCAGCCCTGGCATCTTGCTCTCGATCGAAGTTACGCATTCACTGAATTCTTCCATTTCCATATTAATAACGGATAAATCCTGTTGCATAATTATTTTCCACATCATCTCTCTTCCCTGGTGCTGAGAGGCACCAACCACCCTCCAGATCCCTGCATAGCTGTGGTAAGGGTTGGGCACCGTGGCGCTGCAAAGGGGAGTCCTTGTCCCTGGTCCCTTGAggctggagatgctgctgggtTTGAGTTTCTCAGTCCCTGGATGTGTTTGAGGCCAGGTAGAATGGTCTGGtgaaaggtgttcctgcccatggcaagagAGTTTGAGCAGGATGATTCTATCATTCCCAAAgcctccagccccctcctcagtgctgctgaagctCCAGGAGCCTTCAAAACACTGTGGGGTCTCAGCCAGACCTTCACCAGACACCggcacagcccctgcacccTCCTCCAAGCACCCCTCGGGCAGGCTGCAAAGGGGAAATGACATTGGAGAGGGGCAGGATGCAGCATGCCAGGTGTCCTGTGCCAGACAGGGACATGGACTAAGGTGCAAAAGCCCCTGGGGGACTGGCAGCAGGATGCAGTAccatctccatccctgggatgGGCCCTCCTGCTGGTTCTGGGGACAAGAGCGGCTGCGGGCgaagggagcagcagtgtcagTGCATGGCCAGTTCCCAATTTGCACCAGCTAGAACAATGACAATGACAATGGTAGAaataaagagatgaaaaatgtgGCTGTGATTTGAAGAAGCTGGAAACATCCAGCATAGGGGACAGAGGGCGGGAGGGTGGCTCCCGACTGGCCATTGCTCCGGCAGCGAAAGGGGTCCCTAATGCCTCCAAGCTGTGGAGCCCTTCATGGGAGGCAGCCTGGCTTTCCACAGTCACAGCTTGGGAATAATTCAAAGATTTTCTTGTCGGGAATTTCTTGACGGGAGTGGCTGTGGGCTTTTATGTTTGCACCGAATGACTACGAGGCGTTGGAAAGGCAGGCGGGGGCTCAGCGGAGCCCCACGGCCTTGTGCAAAGCACCCGTGTCCTGCTCCCATATGGAGagcaaaggaaagggaaaggctgAGTGGTGGGAAAAACCACAATCATCCAGGCCTCCTCAGCAAATGGCAGGTCCCACTCTAGCACCAATTTTGAGGCTGTGGCCACATCTCTCCCAGTCTGGTTTTCCAGCCAGGATTaagtgggagcaggagggggcaTCAGTGCCAGACCATCCCCAGCACCTGCCATGACAGAGGTGGCAGTGGCTGGTCCCAGCACCAACCCACAGCTCATCCCCTTCTTGGgctcttctcctttcctttcctccctggaattttgccctcctgtttttggttttttttttttttttttctttttttttcttttttttctttttttttttttttttgtttgtttgtttggttttttttcaacataAAATTTTTCATAGCCTTTTAAACACTGTAAAATTTAatacaaaggaaattaaaaaacccagagGAACTattctcaaaataatttcacaatCTGCACACATCCCTCAGCAAATTGAATTTGTaggaaataaagaacaaaatacGACAATAAAGGGCTTCTAAACAAATCCTAATGTGTCACATATGGAAGTGCAAATGCCAGCCTGTGTGCAGGCACTTGGCAGAGGTGGGTGGCATGTGGGTCTggggggcacagctctgccaccccCCCAACACTGCTGGGAGTCCCTGCACTCCTGGGGGCAGCTCGAAGGAGCCGGGGGGGTTTTGCTGCCCCAAACTTCACATTATGAGCCCTGTCTGAGCGTGTATTTCTtgtgtcccagcagctccagctctggtgGCAATGCTGACAGCATGTCCTGCTTCATCAGCCTGGATCCTGACCAGTTTGTGGCAGTTAATGGGGAAAACTTCAAAGGATCTGAATCAGCTCTGCCAGGGTCCCACAGGGTGAGCTGGGAACCTCCTGCCTCACAGCAATGCCCACAGCATGGCTTCCCCATGGCCACTCAGCATCCCAGGGGCTTGGTGGTGAGGGAACATGGGTGGTTACTGCACCCCCATCCTCACACCCCCatcccacacacacacccaaCACCATCCACCCCCAAAAAGTATATCCTTCCCAGATGTTCCTTGTCCAGCTGTAGCCCTGCTTCTCCCccctgttttttccctcttctatTAATAAACCTGGCACCTGAAGAGGAATTTTCCCTGTAAACACCCAGCCTCACACTTTAGTGacttttgttctgtgttttaattAACGAACTGGAAAAAATGTCAATTGCTGCCCACCACAGGCACGTGTGTCCTGCAGGCTGCCTGAGACAtgtcctccctgctctgtcccatgCTGTGGTCACAGGGCAGAGCCACTCTGCCCTTTGCCAGAGGGAAAATAGGGGATATTTGGAGGGTTGTATCCAAATTGCTGTTCCACTGCTGCAcccacacacagcactgctccagGGGAATCCAGGTGCTCTCCCTTGCCCAGATGCCCCATCCCAGATGGTCAGCGCTGCTGGTTTACCATGGTGCAGCCCTGCCCACCACGACTGGACCCCTTGCATGCCCTCACCATCCCCAGTCCCACTGGGCAGCATTTTGGACCAGTTTCATCAAGGAATATTCCCCACCAGCCAGGAAGCCAATACTCCCCGAGAACATTGCCTCATCCCAGCCGTGCGTGCCTGGGATGGGGAGAAACACTGAGGAGCTGCAAAAGACATCCAAAAATTAATGTActgtctgcagcagcactggggctgcagcctgggggaAGCGCCCGCCGTGTGGCATGGAAGGAACTGCAAAGAAAAGGGTCTTGTGAGGATAGCGGGAGCTGCGCAGCAGGAGCAGGCTTTGCTCTGCAACCTTCCCGCAGCTCCAGGATAAGCTTGGGATGGGACTGGCTCTTCCCCCATATGCAATGCCACCTCCTGCTcacccctgcagagggaaggtgctgccagccctgtaATGCTACAGTGGTGTCCCCGCATCCACGCACCCCCACCTTTGGTGCTCTCTGCAGCCGCTGTGACCTCGGACATCTCTCTCCATACtcggagcagggagcagctctgcatccCGGCTTTGCTGCTGGGGCTCAGGCAGTGAGCAGAGGCCAAGCCCGTGTGGGCAGTGCAGACAGGCAGCCCGTGGGCAGGGCGCTGCCCGTCTGGGGCTGGGACACCCCGGCAGCCAGCTTGGGACACCCCGGCAGCCAGCTTGGGACACCCCGGcagccagctgctcctgctttgaTGTGGAGTCCCTCGGGCTCCGCACAATGCAGACTGGGGTGGGATGAAGCAAGGGTGATTGATTGTCTTGTTTTGTTCCTCCAAGGCTGTCCTGGACCGCTCGGATTCACAGCTGAGATCCCCCAAGAGCAGGGGTTGGCAGTGTCCacccaggctgcagggatgggactgGTGGGGTGCAGGCTCTAGCTGGAGGCAGTAGACTGGTGGTCTGAttcctctgtgcctcagtttccccatcatCACTGCCCTCTTGGAAGCTCTTGGTGTCTCTGGATTAAATACATCCCCTGAAACTGTCCTCCATTACTCTCAGGTGTGCTGGGCATCCCAGGAATTCAGATTGACAACGGGAGCATAGGAGCCCTACCAAGGGTAAAGCTCATTAGGATTTGAGCATGTTGACCTTCGAAAAATGGAGTTTAGCTCCATCCAGTTGATGAGTCACGATTCTGTTTGTGCGATGCACTCCCTGCAAGCAAGGTTTCCACCGCAGAACTAACAGGCTTTTCTGGGAAGCACAGGGGTTCTGggtttcttaattattttcaaaccCTACTGGCAGCCTCTCTCTGACAGGGATCACGCCTGCTCAAAGCGCAGCACTCAGGCGTGTTTAGAGTCCTGAAGCACTAACTGACTTTAGCTCGGCCTCGCTGCTGAGCGCCGGCTTTCGCAGCCCCagtccctcctcctgcctgagCCTGCCTGCATGTGGTTTGCATTTCTTCCCCGGAGAAAAAACCCCTTTCTCCTGCCTCAGTGTCATCTTTCCCTGGAATTGAATTTAGGAGAAATGAAGGGGAGGCCGAATTTTCATGGAGTGACTACCTCCCCTTTCAAGGCAATGATGGCAGTGAGGGGAAAAGTCCATTCCAGGAACCCCTGCCCCCGTCCACATCCCTTGGCACTGGTAATTTCAGTCACAATCAGGTGGTTCCTTGTGAGCCAGTAATCCCTGAGGCACTGAGCAGATTGTGGAGGAGCTActccagtgctgctggctctCCCTGCTATGCAGCAGGGGATCCCATCTTTCCCTCCCACTATGTGCTAGGAAACTGCTGCCTGCATGGAGCAGGACAGAGATTCTTGTAGAAAACATGGCAGTGCCATCCATCACCTGGCCCTGCTCACCCTGGGTGATGCATGGGGGTTTTCCCATCcatgggagaggagcagcagcaagctGACCCCACGGGAAGCAGCAGCCTGCAACACCTGAACATCAGCCAGGGATTATCCACAGCCcctctctgccttctcctgtGAGACTCTGGGTCATACCCAGCacgcacagcacagcacagcacaggggtgAGCCAGCTGCCCTGGCCGTGCTGgcagccattcccagcacagagggCTCATGGGCTGCCAGCGGGGTGGGCGGTTGGGAAATCTGTTTCCTCTTCTGCTCGTTACGACACCACAGTGGGCGCATGCAATGGGAGCAGTGAGGCAGTGGGAAAGTATGAAGGTCAGGGGAGATTGTGGTTCGTGTGACGGAGGTGACCCCGGCTGATGTAGCCTTTTACCTGCTCCAAGCACCACCTTCCGGCTGGGATAGCTCCAGCTACTGCCTCCCCTGGGACATCACCCCTACCCATGCTCTGTCAGGGAGCAGATCTCCACAGATCATGTTCCTGGGtgaaagagggaggaaaacgGACAAGGGTGGCTTCCTTGGTGCAAGAGCTGGGCGTGAATCGTTATGAACACAAGCGAGGTATCAGGGCACTGGCAGCTCTGAGGGTTTCACTCAGTTCTCACAGCATCGCTCCTGCTCCCAGCTAGGCTCCAGCAGTCACAAAAAGGACATGGCTGCTCTGACAACGGCACCAGCGTGCCCGGCAGCCGCCCTGACGCACTCGCCTTGCCGCACAACTGCGCCAGCTCTGCAATTCTCATCACCTCCTTAGTGACTTGGCTGTTGATTCCAGCTGTGGCCAGGCTCTCCGTACCTCCCACGCAGTTCGCAGGCCCCTAACTCACATTAGGGAGCTGCTTTCATGTGGCCAGTGGTTTTCATCATCATTGAGCCATGGAGTGAGTGAAGCAcgggagcagaggaaggagacaaCAGGGAGTCAGGCAATGTGGGCCAGCATGGCACTGTGAGTGCTGGAATAACAGCTTTGATGTAGTGGCAGTCAGCCCTGGGGCCATGGGCTCAGGTATGGCAGGGCCCTGGCTCCCAGGAGGATCCTGTGGTGAGGGGATGCATGGAGACATCCTGCCTTCCTCACTGCTGTGCCCATGGAGAGGCTGATCAGGCCAAGAGAGACTTGGCACCAAAAGTCACTTTCCAAGAGTGGTCTGGGGCAGCTGACACAACACGGTGTGGGAAAATAAATCAAGGATGAACATGGAGGTGAAGCCACAGGAGGACAAGCTGAGGGCTGGATGGGAGCAGGTAGTGAGGGGTGAGAGGGTGGGGAGCCGATGGTGGGTGAACAGGGATGGCAGAAATTTGGATGGGAAACGGAAAGCTCAGCAAGCACTCAGCAGAGCTTTGGTGTGATCCTGCTGAGACACTGACAGCTCCTGAGGCCACCAATCCTAAATACCCTGTGCTCCTGCACCTGCAAGAACCTGTgcaacagctctgcaggaatgTAGGGGGGGTccaacagcagcagtgggataCAGGATTCCAGATCAGGTTTCTGAAGGAAGAGCTGTGATTTTAAACTCTGCCTCAGAACTGGGCATTTAAATGGAACCACTGGTAGCTCCTGGCCcacccagggccaggctgggaaagtgAAATGTGGATGTCATCAAAGCTTGAAACCGcggctgctgcccaggagtgAGCTGAGCCATGGggtggaaatgctgctgctgctctgaatcACATCTGAGTGATGGAGAAGCTCTGGCTGAGGcatttcctgctgttcccaACTCATCCCCATCCGATGCCTCTCTCATGGAGCTCCTGTGCTgaaatcccagccctgtggaaaatccacagcagctttcctgaTGAGTCCAGCTGTCTTCCCTGAAGAAAGGAGCGGCAAAGTATGGCAGGAGGTGTGGTATCTCCTGGTAGTGATTCCCATGGGACCTGCCGGGCTGTGGTCGGTTGTTCAGCCTCAGTGACTTCTTGAGAGGGAAATGGAAAGAGCGAGCAGTGCAAGTTAATTAATTGATGCATAATGAAGTCAAGATGAGCATCCCCCAAAGAGCTGAAGCTCAGATTAAGAAAGCAGCAGATGATGGTGTTCAGTGGCTTTGTCCCGAgtcccagcctcctgccagccACACTGAGGATACTGGCTCTGGCTCAGGGGCAAGGCAAAAAAGCCCCTGAATGCCTTTCAATGGCAACTTTAATAGAATTTAGGTGTTATAAGTATTGTGGCCCAGGCAAGGAGTTACGGAAGGGATGAAATAAACCCATCAATGGCTGTTTGGTGCTTTAATCCCTTTGGTGTCAGCATGAAAGCTTGCTATGGCAGCACAAGAGACCTTGCATGGACTCAAATGCTTTTCTATGACAAGaaagagccaggagcagggaaggaggctCAGAGTGATTAATCCGGAGGTTGCTGGATGGTGCTGGGCAGACACCCTTCACAGGATCACGGAATCCTTTAGGTCACTGAGTCCAACTATTGCCCCAGCACaaccaagcccaccactaaccCTTCTGgcaaagaaattttccctaatatccaaaGTAAACCTCTGGTACAACATGAGGCCGTTTCCTCTTGTcgtgtccctgttccctgggagcagagcctgaccctcacctggctgcaccctcctgtcagggagctgtagggagaaggtctcccctgagcctcccttTCTCCAGGTTGAGTCCCTCCAGCTCCCCatctgctcctggtgctccagccccttccccagctccattcctttctctggacatgcttcagcccctcaatgtccttcttgtccTGGGGGGCTCGAAACCGACCCCAGAACTCGAAGAGCCGTACAGCGCCGAGCACAACAAAACAGGCAGCGGCTCCGTGACCGGAGGAGGCGGCTCGGGCCCAGCGCAGCGGACGGGGGCCCTCTAGTGAGGGGCGGTGCGGCCCCGGCTCCGCCCCGGCCGGAGCAGCCATGGCCGGTTTGGAGCCGCTGTACGCCTGGGCAAGGCCCGCCATCTCCCGTCCGCAGGACGCTCTGGTCTGCGGCATCCACTGGGAGCTGATTCGGCATGGCTACCGCTGCCTGGGTACCGGCGACCAGGTACGGGCCGAGCCGCGGTGCGCCGCCGCCGAGGCCTAGTAGGCCGCGGTGAAGCCTCGGTCTTTCCTAGCGCCGCTCGCCGGCGCCGTGCGACCGCTGCCTGGGCCAGGGGAACTGGGCGGTGCCAGCGGTGTTGGAGGCACCCGGGCCGGTGCGGGGGCCGAGGGGCCTCAGTACTGCTGTGGAGCGGGCAGCtgcggggctgggggtgtcccGGTGttggggggtcccggtgctGTAGGGGGGCCCCGCTCTCGGGATAATGGCGGTGCTGAGAGCATCCCGGTACTGGGGGCGCCGAGGGTCCTGATGCTTGGGGATGGTCTGTGGGATGTCACTAGACGGGAGATCCTGATGCTGGTGCGTCCGGGAAGACAGTTAGTATAGTGTTAAGTGGAGCTTGGTGGTGAGGCAGAACTCTGTAAGAAAAGGGAGGTGTCCAGTTCAGTGCTGAGGAGGAAATGTACTGGGGCAATACCAGAGGGTGGGGCAGTCTAGTTCTGGACCCAGTGCTAAGATGGGGTCTAGTGAATTGGGATCCTGATGGGTGCTGGGAGAGTGCCTGATGTGGTGTTGGGGGGGTAATGGGGGGTGCAGGGCACTGTCACAGCAGAGGACTCTCCTCAGTACCATAGGAGGTGACTGTGTAGGGTAGGGCCCCCCCAGAAGCACTgatgtggggctgggacagACATGATGACAGCCTTCCCCTGTGCCCCAGACAGCTCTGTATCATGCTGAGGAGGTGCAAGGTGTCTGACAGGGAAGAGCATTGTCTCCTGTGTGGTTATTTGTGACCTCTTCTTGCTTGTTGTGTCCTCCTCTTCCAGCGCAGAGATGCTGTGGGAGGCTGGCAAGCAGGCAGGGCCAGCCTCTAGAAAATACCTGCTTGTCTTGTCAAAACCTGGAAGGCATTGAGGGATCCCCTCCCAAAAACCTCAGTTCCCTTCTGGATCTCCCTGTGCAGCCAAGACAAGACCCCCAACCCTAGGAGGTCATGCTGGGCTCCTGGGCAGGGTCTCTGCAGCCCATCTGTTCCATTGCAGCCAGGTCCTGATGAAAGGAAGTCAGAGCTGTTGCCTGCTGGCTGGGAAGCCAACAAGGAGGTGTACACACTGCGCTACAAGTCCACGGATGATGCccatgagctgctgctgaaggccATCATGGTGGAGGACAGTATGATCCTCAACGTCATGGTGAGCACCCATGTGGCCCCCGTGGGTTTGGGGTCCGTTGGCTGAAAAGAACACCAGGGGCAATTTCTTAAATGTTGGCTTTTGCTTGTTCTGCCTGGAAGTGGTGTTTGTCCCTCAGGATAGAGCAGACCCAGGGGGTGTTTTTGTGTCAGATGTGGCCCAGCATGAAGCTGGTCAaaccctggctgtgtcagggcagTGGGACAGTTGGCCTTGAACAGTCCAGTGCAGGAGATTCCCTGCTtcagtccctttcccagctcaggaCTTCTCTGCAGCCCCCAacaagcagctgctccaggtggcTTTGCTCAGTGTTCCACCCtttgcagcctgagctggggaGAGGGACCAGGGAAAATCTTGCTGTACGCTGGAGTTTGCTCCTGGGGATTCAGGCATGGCACAGGGACATGGTGGGAAGCAGGTGAGCCCCGTTCCTTGTATCCCAAGCCTGGGGCTGTTTTTGTAGCTTCTCTGTCCCTCATTCCCAGATCTGCCAGGCTGCTCACTCTGCTTTACCTGCATTTTTCCAGGATCGCAGCTCTCAGAAGGTTGCAGATGTGACCTTGGCAGTGGCCGACTACATCAACTCAGAGCACCTGGACGATTTCCACAAGTAATTTCAGTTTCCTGGTATTTTCTGCAGGAGCAGATTTCCTACTGGCATGGAGAGGGAGGCAGAAATCCCCCCTGGGGGAGCTGGAGGACTTACTCCCCAGATCAAACCCAGGCCAGTCCTGATATACAGCCAGAACTCTGttccctgccttcctctgcACTGGCACGAGATATACAGAGGACAGTGGGATCGTGGGTGTGACCCAAGGGGAGAGACACCCCACCTGGGAACAGGCCAGGCCAGCACATTTATttccagagcactgtgctgggTGGACACTGCCCAGGAATGTGACAGCTTCAGCCACATCCACAGTGTCATGTGCTTTCCTCCAGTGCAGACTGGTTGGGTTGGAGCAGAAGGGAGTAGCTGGGTGGCACCTTGCCCATCTGAAGTGGGGTAAAGGCTTTGGTCCCCTTGTGTGCTGTTACCCcttcctgtcccctctgtgctgccagtggGGGACATGTTTTGTGCTAGGGACACTTTGGGCTTGTCTGTCCCCTCCCCGTGCCTGTTGCAGCCTGTCCAGCACCCCATGT
This window contains:
- the PSMF1 gene encoding proteasome inhibitor PI31 subunit isoform X2 — translated: MAGLEPLYAWARPAISRPQDALVCGIHWELIRHGYRCLGTGDQPGPDERKSELLPAGWEANKEVYTLRYKSTDDAHELLLKAIMVEDSMILNVMDRSSQKVADVTLAVADYINSEHLDDFHKVYKNTGELRTRITSGIITPLGAPAGKARKEPESKEDVHWDENPLRLPPRQPMGTRAPSRPSPLSPFAVGGEDLDPFGILCFNDASCLIPEMQFCLHTTDNGP
- the PSMF1 gene encoding proteasome inhibitor PI31 subunit isoform X3; translation: MAGLEPLYAWARPAISRPQDALVCGIHWELIRHGYRCLGTGDQPGPDERKSELLPAGWEANKEVYTLRYKSTDDAHELLLKAIMVEDSMILNVMDRSSQKVADVTLAVADYINSEHLDDFHKVYKNTGELRTRITSGIITPLGAPAGKARKEPESKEDVHWDENPLRLPPRQPMGTRAPSRPSPLSPFAVGGEDLDPFGPDPDHLPPPGYDDMFM